One part of the Arabidopsis thaliana chromosome 4, partial sequence genome encodes these proteins:
- the GHR1 gene encoding Leucine-rich receptor-like protein kinase family protein (Leucine-rich receptor-like protein kinase family protein; FUNCTIONS IN: protein serine/threonine kinase activity, protein kinase activity, ATP binding; INVOLVED IN: signal transduction, N-terminal protein myristoylation; LOCATED IN: plasma membrane; CONTAINS InterPro DOMAIN/s: Serine/threonine-protein kinase domain (InterPro:IPR002290), Leucine-rich repeat-containing N-terminal domain, type 2 (InterPro:IPR013210), Leucine-rich repeat (InterPro:IPR001611), Serine-threonine/tyrosine-protein kinase (InterPro:IPR001245), Protein kinase-like domain (InterPro:IPR011009), Protein kinase, catalytic domain (InterPro:IPR000719), Leucine-rich repeat, typical subtype (InterPro:IPR003591), Tyrosine-protein kinase, catalytic domain (InterPro:IPR020635); BEST Arabidopsis thaliana protein match is: Leucine-rich receptor-like protein kinase family protein (TAIR:AT5G10020.1); Has 124696 Blast hits to 48167 proteins in 1508 species: Archae - 53; Bacteria - 7002; Metazoa - 34401; Fungi - 1693; Plants - 72944; Viruses - 23; Other Eukaryotes - 8580 (source: NCBI BLink).) yields MGQLPSQDIMALLEFKKGIKHDPTGFVLNSWNDESIDFNGCPSSWNGIVCNGGNVAGVVLDNLGLTADADFSLFSNLTKLVKLSMSNNSLSGVLPNDLGSFKSLQFLDLSDNLFSSSLPKEIGRSVSLRNLSLSGNNFSGEIPESMGGLISLQSLDMSSNSLSGPLPKSLTRLNDLLYLNLSSNGFTGKMPRGFELISSLEVLDLHGNSIDGNLDGEFFLLTNASYVDISGNRLVTTSGKLLPGVSESIKHLNLSHNQLEGSLTSGFQLFQNLKVLDLSYNMLSGELPGFNYVYDLEVLKLSNNRFSGSLPNNLLKGDSLLLTTLDLSGNNLSGPVSSIMSTTLHTLDLSSNSLTGELPLLTGGCVLLDLSNNQFEGNLTRWSKWENIEYLDLSQNHFTGSFPDATPQLLRANHLNLSYNKLTGSLPERIPTHYPKLRVLDISSNSLEGPIPGALLSMPTLEEIHLQNNGMTGNIGPLPSSGSRIRLLDLSHNRFDGDLPGVFGSLTNLQVLNLAANNLSGSLPSSMNDIVSLSSLDVSQNHFTGPLPSNLSSNIMAFNVSYNDLSGTVPENLKNFPPPSFYPGNSKLVLPAGSPGSSASEASKNKSTNKLVKVVIIVSCAVALIILILVAILLFCICKSRRREERSITGKETNRRAQTIPSGSGGGMVVSAEDLVASRKGSSSEILSPDEKLAVATGFSPSKTSNLSWSPGSGDSFPADQQLARLDVRSPDRLVGELHFLDDSIKLTPEELSRAPAEVLGRSSHGTSYRATLDNGVFLTVKWLREGVAKQRKEFAKEVKKFSNIRHPNVVTLRGYYWGPTQHEKLILSDYISPGSLASFLYDRPGRKGPPLAWTQRLKIAVDVARGLNYLHFDRAVPHGNLKATNILLDGAELNARVADYCLHRLMTQAGTVEQILDAGILGYRAPELAASRKPLPSFKSDVYAFGVILLEILTGRCAGDVITGEQEGVDLTDWVRLRVAEGRGAECFDSVLTQEMGSDPVTEKGMKEVLGIALRCIRSVSERPGIKTIYEDLSSI; encoded by the exons ATGGGGCAACTTCCATCACAGGACATCATGGCATTGCTTGAATTCAAGAAAGGCATCAAACATGACCCTACAGGGTTTGTCCTTAATTCATGGAACGATGAGTCTATTGACTTCAATGGTTGTCCTTCTTCATGGAATGGTATTGTCTGCAATGGCGGTAATGTGGCTGGTGTTGTTTTGGATAATTTGGGTTTGACTGCTGATGCTGATTTCAGTCTGTTCTCCAACTTGACAAAGCTTGTCAAGCTATCTATGTCAAACAATTCCCTTTCTGGTGTGTTGCCAAATGATTTAGGCAGTTTCAAAAGCCTCCAGTTCCTGGATTTATCAGATAATctgttctcttcttcattgCCTAAAGAGATTGGTAGATCAGTAAGCTTGAGGAATCTTTCTTTATCTGGTAACAACTTTTCTGGTGAGATTCCAGAGTCTATGGGTGGTTTGATTTCACTTCAGTCGTTGGATATGAGTAGCAACTCCTTATCTGGACCTTTGCCAAAGTCCTTGACAAGGCTGAACGATCTGCTGTACTTGAATCTGTCTTCTAATGGATTCACGGGGAAAATGCCAAGGGGCTTTGAGTTGATTTCAAGTCTTGAAGTGCTTGATTTGCATGGTAATTCAATTGATGGTAATCTTGATGGGGAGTTTTTCCTTTTAACGAATGCGAGCTATGTCGATATCAGTGGAAACAGATTGGTGACGACGTCTGGGAAACTGTTACCTGGTGTTTCTGAGAGTATCAAGCACTTGAATCTCAGCCATAATCAGCTTGAAGGTTCATTGACTAGTGGGTTTCAGTTGTTTCAGAACTTAAAAGTCTTGGATCTTAGCTACAACATGTTATCTGGAGAATTACCAGGTTTCAATTATGTCTATGATCTTGAAGTTCTCAAGCTTAGCAACAACAGATTCTCAGGTTCCCTTCCCAATAATTTGTTAAAAGGTGACTCTTTGCTTTTAACAACGCTGGATTTAAGTGGCAACAATCTCTCAG GGCCAGTAAGTTCTATCATGTCAACTACTCTTCACACCCttgatctttcttcaaattcacTGACCGGGGAGCTTCCTCTCTTGACTGGGGGATGTGTTTTACTCGATCTCTCAAACAACCAGTTTGAAGGAAATCTGACAAGATGGTCAAAATGGGAGAATATAGAGTACCTTGATCTAAGCCAGAACCATTTCACTGGGTCGTTCCCAGACGCAACTCCCCAGCTTCTGCGAGCAAATCATCTTAATCTTTCCTACAATAAGCTCACAGGCTCACTTCCAGAACGGATTCCAACTCACTATCCGAAGCTTCGGGTACTTGATATAAGTTCTAACAGCTTAGAAGGGCCAATTCCAGGTGCGTTACTATCCATGCCCACTTTGGAGGAAATCCACCTTCAAAACAATGGCATGACAGGTAACATCGGACCCCTGCCTTCTTCTGGTTCCAGAATCCGtcttcttgatctttctcACAACCGGTTTGACGGGGATCTTCCTGGTGTATTCGGGTCTTTAACCAATCTTCAAGTGCTGAATCTCGCAGCAAATAATTTGTCTGGCTCTTTGCCTAGCTCCATGAATGACATTGTCTCTCTAAGCTCATTAGACGTATCCCAGAATCATTTCACTGGACCACTCCCAAGCAACTTATCTAGCAACATTATGGCCTTCAACGTGTCATATAATGATCTATCAGGGACTGTGCCAGAGAATCTGAAGAACTTCCCTCCGCCTTCCTTTTATCCTGGAAACAGCAAGCTCGTCTTGCCTGCTGGGTCCCCTGGATCAAGTGCATCAGAAGCTTCCAAGAATAAATCCACGAACAAACTTGTTAAGGTTGTCATAATAGTTTCTTGCGCTGTTGCTCTAATTATTCTCATCCTTGTGGCTATCCTCCTTTTCTGCATCTGCAAATCAAGAAGGCGCGAAGAACGTAGTATTACTGGTAAAGAAACTAATAGGCGGGCTCAAACTATCCCCTCAGGCAGCGGAGGTGGTATGGTTGTCTCTGCTGAGGATCTGGTTGCTTCAAGAAAAGGCTCATCATCCGAAATCCTCAGTCCAGATGAAAAACTAGCTGTTGCAACCGGCTTCTCTCCTTCTAAGACCAGCAATTTGTCTTGGTCACCTGGCTCAGGAGATTCATTCCCAGCTGATCAGCAACTAGCACGGCTTGATGTGAGGTCACCAGATAGACTTGTGGGAGAGCTGCATTTTCTGGATGATTCAATTAAGTTGACTCCAGAGGAATTATCAAGGGCACCAGCTGAAGTTCTGGGAAGAAGTAGCCACGGCACTTCTTACAGGGCAACGCTGGATAATGGAGTGTTTCTAACAGTGAAATGGCTAAGAGAAGGAGTGGCAAAGCAGAGAAAGGAGTTTGCTAAAGAGGTGAAGAAATTTTCTAACATTAGACATCCTAATGTTGTGACTCTCCGAGGGTACTATTGGGGTCCAACGCAACACGAGAAGCTTATTCTTTCAGATTATATATCGCCTGGAAGCCTTGCCAGCTTCCTTTACG ATCGACCGGGCAGGAAAGGCCCTCCCTTAGCCTGGACCCAACGGTTGAAAATCGCAGTTGATGTGGCACGTGGTCTAAACTACCTCCATTTCGACAGAGCTGTTCCACACGGTAACCTCAAGGCAACAAACATTCTCTTAGATGGAGCAGAGCTAAACGCGCGTGTGGCAGATTACTGCCTCCACCGTCTCATGACACAAGCAGGCACAGTCGAACAGATTCTAGACGCAGGAATCCTCGGTTACCGAGCTCCCGAGCTAGCAGCTTCAAGAAAACCATTACCTTCTTTCAAATCAGATGTATATGCGTTTGGTGTGATACTTCTTGAGATCCTAACCGGAAGATGTGCAGGAGATGTAATCACAGGTGAGCAAGAAGGTGTTGATCTAACCGATTGGGTTAGGTTACGTGTTGCAGAAGGGCGTGGTGCAGAATGCTTTGATTCGGTATTGACTCAGGAGATGGGAAGTGATCCGGTAACAGAAAAAGGCATGAAAGAAGTTCTTGGGATTGCTTTGAGGTGTATAAGATCAGTTTCTGAGAGACCTGGTATTAAGACCATTTACGAAGATCTTTCTTCTATTTAg
- a CDS encoding putative RNA-binding protein, translating into MSRLEADVEELKDEVKTFNIHHLMVGEFGVYTIFTELRSELCYSALLQSSKEDDDHADGRDGQEGRVGERIIDQVVVQDETTGVDG; encoded by the coding sequence ATGTCGAGATTAGAAGCGGATGTTGAGGAGTTGAAGGACGAGGTGAAAACCTTCAATATTCATCATCTCATGGTCGGAGAATTTGGCGTTTATACTATATTTACCGAGCTCAGGTCTGAACTTTGTTACTCTGCTTTGCTTCAGAGTAGCAAGGAAGATGACGATCACGCAGATGGACGAGATGGTCAAGAAGGTCGAGTCGGGGAACGAATCATTGATCAGGTCGTAGTGCAAGATGAGACCACGGGCGTCGACGGCTGA
- the PyrD gene encoding Cytidine/deoxycytidylate deaminase family protein (Cytidine/deoxycytidylate deaminase family protein; FUNCTIONS IN: hydrolase activity, zinc ion binding, diaminohydroxyphosphoribosylaminopyrimidine deaminase activity; INVOLVED IN: riboflavin biosynthetic process; LOCATED IN: chloroplast; EXPRESSED IN: 23 plant structures; EXPRESSED DURING: 13 growth stages; CONTAINS InterPro DOMAIN/s: APOBEC/CMP deaminase, zinc-binding (InterPro:IPR016192), CMP/dCMP deaminase, zinc-binding (InterPro:IPR002125), Cytidine deaminase-like (InterPro:IPR016193), Riboflavin biosynthesis protein RibD (InterPro:IPR004794); BEST Arabidopsis thaliana protein match is: cytidine/deoxycytidylate deaminase family protein (TAIR:AT3G47390.2); Has 30201 Blast hits to 17322 proteins in 780 species: Archae - 12; Bacteria - 1396; Metazoa - 17338; Fungi - 3422; Plants - 5037; Viruses - 0; Other Eukaryotes - 2996 (source: NCBI BLink).), producing MQISCLPISIPSITPRTSIPLLPSLSSNPRRIFNLTSLQSPNHCFFKRLHKSQTGFSNPVLAAMRREEDVEVDDSFYMRKCVELAKRAIGCTSPNPMVGCVIVKDGDIVGQGFHPKAGQPHAEVFALRDAGELAENATAYVSLEPCNHYGRTPPCTEALIKAKVRRVVIGMVDPNPIVFSSGISRLKDAGIDVTVSVEEELCKKMNEGFIHRMLTGKPFLALRYSMSVNGCLLDKIGQGASDSGGYYSKLLQEYDAIILSSSLSDELSSISSQEAINVSIQPIQIIVASNAQQSHILASSHTVEESGPKVVVFTAKESVAESGISSSGVETVVLEKINLDSILDYCYNRGLCSVLLDLRGNVKDLEVLLRDGFEQKLLQKVIIEVLPEWSTKDERQIASMKWLESKHVKDLQSKQLGGSVLLEGYF from the exons ATGCAGATCTCATGTCTCCCAATTTCGATTCCTTCGATCACTCCTCGAACCTCAATTCCACTCTTACCATCACTCTCCTCAAATCCTCGCCGCATTTTCAACCTCACTTCACTTCAGAGCCCAAATCACTGTTTCTTCAAAAGATTACATAAATCTCAGACTGGTTTCAGCAATCCAGTTTTGGCTGccatgagaagagaagaagatgttgaagtCGATGATTCGTTTTATATGAGAAAGTGTGTGGAGCTAGCAAAAAGAGCAATTGGGTGTACAAGTCCTAATCCTATGGTAGGTTGTGTCATTGTCAAAGATGGTGACATTGTTGGCCAAGGGTTTCATCCCAAAGCTGGTCAGCCTCATGCTGAG GTGTTTGCTCTTAGAGATGCTGGAGAGTTAGCTGAGAATGCTACTGCTTATGTTAGTTTGGAACCATGTAATCATTACGGAAGAACACCGCCGTGTACAGAAGCATTGATTAAGGCTAAGGTGAGAAGAGTTGTTATTGGGATGGTTGATCCGAAtccaattgttttttcttcggGTATTAGTCGGTTGAAAGATGCTGGAATCGATGTTACTGTGAGTGTTGAAGAAGAGTTATGCAAGAAGATGAATGAGGGATTCATCCATCGAATGTTAACAGGGAAGCCTTTTCTCGCCCTCAG GTATTCTATGTCTGTCAATGGTTGTTTGCTAGACAAGATTGGGCAAGGGGCTTCGGATAGTGGTGGATACTACTCGAAGCTATTGCAGGAATATGATGCGATAATACTTTCTTCCTCGTTATCGGATGAACTCTCGAGCATTTCTTCACAAGAAGCTATTAATGTTTCGATCCAACCTATTCAGATCATAGTAGCTAGCAATGCACAACAGTCTCATATCCTTGCTTCTTCCCACACTGTGGAAGAATCGGGTCCAAAAGTTGTAGTTTTCACCGCAAAGGAATCGGTTGCAGAATCCGGAATCAGTAGTAGCGGGGTCGAAACCGTAGTATTGGAAAAGATAAACTTGGATTCCATTTTGGATTATTGTTACAACCGTGGACTATGCAGTGTCTTGTTAGATTTGAGGGGGAACGTCAAAGACCTTGAAGTTCTTCTGAGAGATGGATTTGAGCAGAAACTATTGCAGAAAGTAATTATTGAGGTCTTGCCGGAATGGAGCACAAAAGATGAGAGACAGATCGCGTCGATGAAGTGGTTAGAATCAAAGCATGTGAAAGATTTGCAGTCTAAGCAATTAGGTGGAAGCGTTTTGCTAGAGGGctatttttga
- a CDS encoding basic helix-loop-helix (bHLH) DNA-binding superfamily protein (basic helix-loop-helix (bHLH) DNA-binding superfamily protein; FUNCTIONS IN: DNA binding, sequence-specific DNA binding transcription factor activity; INVOLVED IN: defense response to fungus, regulation of transcription; LOCATED IN: nucleus; CONTAINS InterPro DOMAIN/s: Helix-loop-helix DNA-binding domain (InterPro:IPR001092), Helix-loop-helix DNA-binding (InterPro:IPR011598); BEST Arabidopsis thaliana protein match is: basic helix-loop-helix (bHLH) DNA-binding superfamily protein (TAIR:AT1G10586.1); Has 30201 Blast hits to 17322 proteins in 780 species: Archae - 12; Bacteria - 1396; Metazoa - 17338; Fungi - 3422; Plants - 5037; Viruses - 0; Other Eukaryotes - 2996 (source: NCBI BLink).): protein MEPSHSNTGQSRSVDRKTVEKNRRMQMKSLYSELISLLPHHSSTEPLTLPDQLDEAANYIKKLQVNVEKKRERKRNLVATTTLEKLNSVGSSSVSSSVDVSVPRKLPKIEIQETGSIFHIFLVTSLEHKFMFCEIIRVLTEELGAEITHAGYSIVDDAVFHTLHCKVEEHDYGARSQIPERLEKIVNSVH from the exons atggagcCGAGCCATTCAAACACAGGTCAATCAAGATCTGTAGATCGCAAAACGGTTGAGAAAAATAGAAGGATGCAAATGAAGTCTCTCTACTCAGAactcatctctcttcttcctcatcattcTTCTACG GAGCCTTTAACACTACCTGATCAGCTAGATGAAGCTGCAAACTACATCAAGAAGCTACAAGTGAACgtggagaaaaagagagaaaggaaaaggaaCCTCGTTGCGACTACAACTTTGGAGAAACTGAATTCCGTCGGATCTTCATCGGTTTCGTCGAGCGTCGATGTCTCCGTGCCAAGAAAGCTGCCAAAAATCGAGATTCAAGAAACTGGTTCCATTTTTCACATCTTTCTTGTGACAAGCTTGGAACacaagtttatgttttgtgaGATCATTCGTGTTCTCACCGAGGAATTAGGAGCTGAGATCACTCATGCTGGATACTCCATTGTTGATGATGCTGTCTTCCACACCCTTCACTGCAAG gtGGAAGAACACGATTATGGAGCTAGGAGTCAAATTCCTGAAAGACTGGAGAAGATTGTGAACAGTGTTCACTAA
- a CDS encoding Eukaryotic translation initiation factor 3 subunit 7 (eIF-3) (Eukaryotic translation initiation factor 3 subunit 7 (eIF-3); FUNCTIONS IN: translation initiation factor activity; INVOLVED IN: translational initiation; LOCATED IN: chloroplast; EXPRESSED IN: 22 plant structures; EXPRESSED DURING: 13 growth stages; CONTAINS InterPro DOMAIN/s: Eukaryotic translation initiation factor 3, subunit 7 (InterPro:IPR007783); BEST Arabidopsis thaliana protein match is: Eukaryotic translation initiation factor 3 subunit 7 (eIF-3) (TAIR:AT5G44320.1); Has 517 Blast hits to 503 proteins in 190 species: Archae - 0; Bacteria - 0; Metazoa - 230; Fungi - 127; Plants - 75; Viruses - 0; Other Eukaryotes - 85 (source: NCBI BLink).), producing the protein MVTEAFEFVAVPFNSDGWGPPDASDVSSSASPTSVAAANLLPNVPFASFSRSDKLGRVADWTRNLSNPSARPNTGSKSDPSAVFDFSAFAIDEGFGLASSGGNPDEDAAFRLVDGKPPPRPKFGPKWRFNPHHNRNQLPQRRDEEVEAKKRDAEKERARRDRLYNNNRNNIHHQRREAAAFKSSVDIQPEWNMLEQIPFSTFSKLSYTVQEPEDLLLCGGLEYYNRLFDRITPKNERRLERFKNRNFFKVTTSDDPVIRRLAKEDKATVFATDAILAALMCAPRSVYSWDIVIQRVGNKLFFDKRDGSQLDLLSVHETSQEPLPESKDDINSAHSLGVEAAYINQNFSQQVLVRDGKKETFDEANPFANEGEEIASVAYRYRRWKLDDNMHLVARCELQSVADLNNQRSFLTLNALNEFDPKYSGVDWRQKLETQRGAVLATELKNNGNKLAKWTAQALLANADMMKIGFVSRVHPRDHFNHVILSVLGYKPKDFAGQINLNTSNMWGIVKSIVDLCMKLSEGKYVLVKDPSKPQVRIYEVPPDAFENDYVEEPLPEDEQVQPTEENTEGAEASVAATKETEEKKADDAQA; encoded by the coding sequence ATGGTAACCGAAGCTTTCGAATTCGTCGCCGTTCCTTTCAATTCCGATGGCTGGGGACCTCCAGACGCTTCCGACGTTTCCTCCTCCGCCTCTCCCACCAGCGTCGCCGCCGCTAATCTTCTCCCGAACGTTCCTTTCGCTTCCTTCTCCCGTTCCGATAAGCTCGGCCGTGTAGCTGATTGGACTCGCAATCTCTCTAATCCATCCGCTCGTCCTAACACCGGATCCAAATCAGATCCGTCTGCAGTTTTCGATTTCTCCGCTTTCGCAATCGACGAAGGCTTCGGTCTCGCTTCCTCCGGTGGTAATCCCGACGAAGACGCAGCTTTCCGTCTCGTCGACGGTAAACCTCCGCCGCGTCCTAAATTCGGACCTAAATGGCGTTTCAATCCTCACCACAATCGGAATCAGCTTCCTCAACGGCgagatgaagaagttgaagctAAGAAGCGTGATGCTGAGAAGGAACGAGCTCGTCGTGATCGTCTCTACAATAACAACCGTAACAACATCCATCACCAACGCCGTGAAGCTGCCGCTTTCAAATCATCCGTTGATATTCAGCCGGAGTGGAACATGCTTGAGCAGATCCCTTTCTCAACATTCTCGAAGCTCTCGTACACAGTTCAAGAACCagaagatcttcttctctgtggTGGCCTTGAGTACTACAACCGCCTTTTCGATCGCATAACGCCGAAAAACGAACGCAGACTCGAGCGTTTCAAGAACAGGAACTTCTTCAAAGTCACTACTAGTGATGATCCTGTGATTAGGCGTTTAGCTAAGGAAGACAAAGCTACTGTTTTCGCTACTGATGCTATATTAGCTGCTCTTATGTGTGCTCCTAGATCTGTTTACTCTTGGGATATTGTTATTCAACGTGTTGGTAACAAACTGTTCTTTGACAAGAGAGATGGATCACAGCTTGATTTGTTGTCTGTGCATGAGACATCTCAAGAGCCATTGCCTGAGTCTAAAGATGATATCAATTCTGCTCATTCTCTAGGTGTGGAAGCTGCTTACATCAATCAGAACTTTTCGCAGCAGGTTTTGGTTAGAGATGGAAAGAAGGAAACTTTTGATGAAGCCAATCCATTTGCTAATGAAGGTGAAGAGATTGCTTCTGTTGCTTATAGGTATAGAAGGTGGAAGCTTGATGATAATATGCATCTTGTTGCGAGGTGTGAGTTACAGAGTGTTGCTGATCTCAACAACCAAAGGTCGTTTCTTACTTTGAATGCTCTTAACGAGTTTGATCCTAAGTACTCTGGTGTTGATTGGAGACAGAAGCTTGAAACTCAGAGAGGTGCGGTTTTAGCTACAGAATTGAAGAACAATGGAAATAAGTTGGCTAAATGGACTGCACAAGCTTTATTGGCTAATGCTGATATGATGAAGATTGGTTTTGTCTCTAGGGTTCATCCTCGTGATCATTTCAACCATGTTATATTATCTGTTTTGGGGTATAAGCCGAAGGATTTCGCTGGACAGATTAATCTCAACACTTCTAACATGTGGGGGATTGTGAAATCCATAGTTGATCTGTGTATGAAACTAAGCGAAGGGAAGTATGTTCTTGTGAAGGATCCATCGAAGCCTCAAGTGAGGATTTATGAGGTTCCACCTGATGCTTTCGAGAATGATTACGTTGAGGAACCGTTGCCTGAAGATGAACAGGTTCAGCCAACTGAGGAAAACACAGAGGGAGCAGAAGCAAGTGTAGCTGCAACTAAAGAAACCGAGGAGAAGAAAGCTGATGATGCTCAAGCTTGA
- the ACA4 gene encoding alpha carbonic anhydrase 4 (alpha carbonic anhydrase 4 (ACA4); FUNCTIONS IN: carbonate dehydratase activity, zinc ion binding; INVOLVED IN: one-carbon metabolic process; LOCATED IN: chloroplast thylakoid membrane; EXPRESSED IN: pollen tube; CONTAINS InterPro DOMAIN/s: Carbonic anhydrase, alpha-class, catalytic domain (InterPro:IPR001148), Carbonic anhydrase, alpha-class, conserved site (InterPro:IPR018338), Carbonic anhydrase, CAH1-like (InterPro:IPR018340); BEST Arabidopsis thaliana protein match is: alpha carbonic anhydrase 6 (TAIR:AT4G21000.1); Has 3359 Blast hits to 3345 proteins in 546 species: Archae - 0; Bacteria - 694; Metazoa - 2070; Fungi - 83; Plants - 327; Viruses - 4; Other Eukaryotes - 181 (source: NCBI BLink).): MDTNAKTIFFMAMCFIYLSFPNISHAHSEVDDETPFTYEQKTEKGPEGWGKINPHWKVCNTGRYQSPIDLTNERVSLIHDQAWTRQYKPAPAVITNRGHDIMVSWKGDAGKMTIRKTDFNLVQCHWHSPSEHTVNGTRYDLELHMVHTSARGRTAVIGVLYKLGEPNEFLTKLLNGIKAVGNKEINLGMIDPREIRFQTRKFYRYIGSLTVPPCTEGVIWTVVKRVNTISMEQITALRQAVDDGFETNSRPVQDSKGRSVWFYDPNV, from the exons atgGATACCAACgcaaaaacaattttcttcaTGGCTATGTGTTTCATCTATCTATCTTTCCCTAATATTTCACACGCTCATTCTGAAGTCG ACGACGAAACTCCATTTACTTACGAACAAAAAACGGAAAAGGGACCAGAGGGATGGGGCAAAATAAATCCGCACTGGAAAGTTTGTAACACCGGAAGATATCAATCCCCGATCGATCTTACTAACGAAAGAGTCAGTCTTATTCATGATCAAGCATGGACAAGACAATATAAACCAGCTCCGGCTGTAATTACAAACAGAGGCCATGACATTATG GTATCATGGAAAGGAGATGCTGGGAAGATGACAATACGGAAAACGGATTTTAATTTGGTGCAATGCCATTGGCATTCACCTTCTGAGCATACCGTTAACGGAACTAG GTACGACCTAGAGCTTCACATGGTTCACACGAGTGCACGAGGCAGAACTGCGGTTATCGGAGTTCTTTACAAATTAGGCGAACCTAATGAATTCCTCACCAAG cTACTAAATGGAATAAAAGCAGTGGgaaataaagagataaatcTAGGGATGATTGATCCACGAGAGATTAGGtttcaaacaagaaaattcTATAGATACATTGGCTCTCTCACTGTTCCTCCTTGCACTGAAGGCGTCATTTGGACTGTCGTCAAAAGg GTGAACACAATATCAATGGAGCAAATTACAGCTCTTAGGCAAGCCGTTGACGAT GGATTTGAGACAAATTCAAGACCGGTTCAAGACTCAAAGGGAAGATCAGTTTGGTTCTATGATCCAaatgtttga